Proteins encoded together in one Camelina sativa cultivar DH55 chromosome 9, Cs, whole genome shotgun sequence window:
- the LOC104714043 gene encoding casein kinase 1-like protein HD16 isoform X1 produces MPELRRNARRDRANNKNPNQNPIALTQSPVRRNPRRLKKLVAKEEAIVVAEKTTPLVNNTAVKEEEQIRVSREDKKMDEHDSGGQAAPVPDDEGNTPPLPEKVQVGGSPMYKLDRKLGKGGFGQVYVGRKMGTATPNARYGPGAIEVALKFEHRSSKGCNYGPPYEWQVYNALGGSHGVPRVHFKGRQGDFYVMVMDILGPSLWDVWNSTTQAMSTEMVACIAIEAISILEKMHSKGYVHGDVKPENFLLGPPGTPEEKKLFLVDLGLATKWRDNATGLHVEYDQRPDVFRGTVRYASVHAHLGRTCSRRDDLESLAYTLVFLLRGRLPWQGYQGENKGFLVCKKKMSTSPETLCCFCPLPFRQFVEHVVNLKFDEEPDYAKYISLFDGVVGPNPDIRPINTEGAQKLIYQVGQKRGRLTMDEEDEQPTKKVRLGMPATQWISIYSAHRPMKQRYHYNVADERLAQHIEKGNEDGLFISSVASCANLWALIMDAGTGFTDQAYQLSPSFLHKEWIMEQWEKNYYITAVAGASNGSSFVVMSKGNVGLFLLIACVTVVTVLSMFHNIHILYSGTQYLQQSYKVSDSFPFKWINKKWREGFYVTSMATAGSKWGIVMSRGAYFSDQVVELDFLYPSEGIHRRWENGYRITSVAATWDQAAFVLSVPRRKLTDETQETLRTSAFPSNHVKEKWGKNLYIASICYGRTVS; encoded by the exons ATGCCTGAGCTGCGTCGCAACGCACGCAGAGATCGGGCTAATAATAAGAACCCGAACCAGAACCCAATTGCTTTGACACAATCACCAGTTAGGAGAAATCCGAGGCGGCTGAAGAAACTGGTGGCCAAGGAGGAGGCGATTGTAGTAGCAGAGAAGACGACGCCTTTGGTGAATAATACTGCAGTAAAGGAGGAAGAACAGATTAGGGTTTCgagagaagataagaagatgGATGAACACGACAGTGGCGGCCAAGCAGCACCAGTGCCTGATGATGAAGGAAACACTCCTCCACTTCCTGAAAAG GTTCAGGTTGGTGGTTCACCCATGTACAAGTTAGATAGAAAACTAGGCAAAGGAGGTTTTGGACAAGTTTATGTTGGTCGAAAGATGGGCACAGCCACTCCTAATGCTAGATATGGGCCGGGAGCTATAGAG GTTGCTTTGAAATTTGAGCATAGAAGCAGCAAAGGATGCAACTACGGACCACCGTATGAGTGGCAAGTTTACAA TGCACTTGGTGGCAGTCATGGTGTGCCGCGAGTGCATTTTAAAGGTCGGCAAGGTGATTTTTATGTGATG GTTATGGATATTCTTGGGCCTAGCTTATGGGATGTTTGGAATAGTACCACTCAAGC GATGTCAACAGAGATGGTTGCATGTATAGCGATTGAGGCAATATCCATATTAGAAAAGATGCATTCGAAAGG ATATGTGCATGGTGATGTAAAACCAGAGAATTTTCTGCTTGGGCCTCCCGGGACTCCTGAAGagaaaaaactttttcttgtcGACCTCGGCTTAG CAACCAAATGGCGTGATAATGCAACTGGACTACATGTCGAATATGACCAGCGTCCTGATGTTTTTAG AGGAACAGTACGTTATGCTAGTGTACATGCTCATCTTGGCAGAACTTGTAGTCGGCGGGATGACCTGGAATCTCTTGCTTACACTCTTGTTTTCCTTCTCCGAGGCCGGCTTCCATGGCAAGGCTACCAG ggaGAGAACAAAGGTTTCCTTGTTTGCAAGAAGAAGATGTCTACTTCCCCAGAAACTCTTTGCTGCTTCTGCCCCCTACCATTTCGTCAATTTGTTGAGCATGTTGTCAATTTGAAGTTTGATGAGGAGCCTGACTATGCAAAATATATCTCCCTTTTTGATGGAGTAGTTGGCCCAAACCCAGACATTAGGCCAATAAATACTGAAGGTGCACAGAAG CTCATATATCAAGTGGGTCAAAAGAGGGGGAGGCTGACAATGGACGAGGAGGACGAACAACCAACAAAGAAGGTCAGATTGGGAATGCCAGCAACACAATGGATCAGCATTTACAGTGCACACAGACCTATGAAACAACG ATATCATTATAATGTCGCTGATGAAAGGCTTGCACAACACATTGAAAAGGGAAATGAGGATGGTTTATTTATCAGCAGTGTAGCTTCTTGCGCAAATCTCTGGGCCTTGATCATGGATGCAGGAACTGGCTTTACGGATCAAGCTTACCAGCTATCACCGAGCTTTCTCCACAAG GAATGGATTATGGAACAGTGGGAAAAGAATTACTACATTACAGCAGTAGCAGGAGCAAGTAACGGGAGCTCATTTGTTGTTATGTCGAAGGGTAATGTTGGTTTATTCCTTTTGATTGCTTGTGTAACAGTTGTTACCGTTTTATCTATGTTTCACAACATTCATATTTTGTATTCAGGGACTCAGTATTTACAGCAATCCTACAAAGTCAGCGATTCTTTTCCCTTCAAGTGGATAAATAAAAAGTGGAGAGAAGGATTTTATGTTACATCTATGGCAACTGCTGGAAGCAAATGGGGGATTGTAATGTCTCGTGGAGCTTATTTTTCTGACCAG GTTGTGGAACTAGATTTTCTATACCCTAGCGAAGGTATACATCGTCGGTGGGAAAATGGCTACCGAATTACATCAGTTGCTGCAACTTGGGATCAGGCTGCCTTTGTTCTTAGTGTGCCAAGAAGAAAACTTACTGATGAGACACAGGAGACTCTTAGAACCTCAGCTTTTCCTAGTAATCATGTCAAG GAAAAATGGGGCAAGAATCTTTACATAGCATCTATTTGTTATGGACGAACTGTCTCATGA
- the LOC109124746 gene encoding uncharacterized protein LOC109124746, with protein MAHLFRELSLGHSKRESTPPPPSSQSATSRSSPMSSDLPPSPLGQLAVQLSDSDLSLTAYEIFVAAGRSATGKPLSSAVSSVAVSNQDSPNGSPASPAIQRSMTSAAASKMKKAFGLRSSSSLSPGSNNNKSPGSGSGSASGSNGKSKRPTTVGELMRIQMRVSEAVDSRVRRAFLRIAASQVGRKIESVVLPLELLQQLKSSDFTDQQEYDAWLKRSLKVLEAGLLLHPRVPLDKTNSSQRLRQIIHGALDRPLETGRNNEQMQSLRSAVMSLATRSDGSFSDSCHWADGSPFNLRLYELLLEACFDSNDATSMVEEVDDLMEHIKKTWVILGINQMLHNLCFTWLLFSRYVVTGQVEMDLLHACDSQLAEVAKDAKTTKDPEYSQVLSSTLSAILGWAEKRLLAYHDTFDRGNVNTMEGIVSLGVSAARILVEDISNEYRRKRKGEVDVARTRIETYIRSSLRTCFAQRMEKADSSRRASRNQKNPLPVLAILAKDIGELAVQEKRMFSPILKRWHPFAAGVAVATLHVCYGNEIKQFISGISELTPDAVQILRAADKLEKDLVQIAVEDSVDSDDGGKAIIREMPPFEAETVIANLVKDWIKARIDRLKEWVDRNLQQEVWKPLENQEGGYAQSAAEVLRITDETLEAFFQLPIPMHPAVLPDLIIGLDKYLQYYVSKAKSGCGSRTTYMPTMPALTRCTTESKFQWKKKEKTPTSQKRDSQASVMNGENSFGVTQLCVRINSLHKIRSELDVVEKRVITHLRNCESAHTDDFSNGLEKKFELTPAACIEGVQQLSESLAYKVVFHDLSHTLWDGLYIGDLSSSRIDPFLKELEQNLTVIAETVHERVRTRIITDIMKASFDGFLLVLLAGGPSRAFTRQDSQIMEEDFKSMKDMFWANGDGLAMDLIDKFSTTVRGVLPLFSTDTDSLIERFKGTTLEAYGSSAKSRLPLPPTSGQWNGMEPNTLLRVLCYRNDESATRFLKKTYNLPKKL; from the exons ATGGCTCACCTCTTCAGAGAGCTGTCTCTGGGTCACTCCAAGAGAGAGTCTACACCACCACCGCCGTCGTCACAATCGGCGACTTCACGCTCTTCTCCAATGTCTTCCGATCTACCTCCGTCACCACTCGGACAACTCGCTGTTCAGCTTTCCGATTCCGATCTCAGTCTCACTGCTTACGAGATCTTCGTCGCCGCAGGTCGTAGCGCCACCGGAAAGCCTCTCTCGTCGGCTGTTTCATCAGTCGCTGTTTCGAATCAGGATTCTCCCAATGGCTCTCCTGCTTCGCCGGCGATTCAGCGGTCTATGACCTCAGCCGCCGCTAGTAAGATGAAGAAGGCTTTTGGGTTGaggtcttcttcttcgctttcgCCTGgatctaataataataagagtCCTGGCTCTGGTTCTGGTTCTGCTTCGGGTTCCAATGGTAAGTCGAAGCGTCCCACTACTGTCGGTGAGCTAATGCGGATCCAAATGCGAGTATCGGAGGCTGTTGATTCCCGTGTTCGTAGAGCTTTTCTTAGGATTGCTGCTAGTCAG GTTGGAAGGAAGATTGAGTCGGTAGTTCTTCCATTAGAATTGTTACAGCAGTTAAAGTCTTCTGATTTTACGGATCAGCAAGAATACGATGCTTGGTTGAAGAGATCATTGAAGGTTCTTGAGGCAGGTCTTTTGTTGCATCCTCGCGTACCACTTGATAAGACGAATTCTTCTCAACGCTTGCGACAGATAATTCATGGTGCTTTAGACCGGCCGTTGGAGACTGGAAGGAACAATGAGCAAATGCAAAGTCTTAGATCAGCGGTCATGTCTCTTGCCACTAGATCTGATGGGTCTTTCTCTGACTCTTGTCACTGGGCTGATGGTTCTCCATTTAATCTCAGGCTCTATGAACTGCTTTTAGAAGCCTGCTTTGATTCTAATGACGCGACGTCCATGGTTGAGGAAGTTGATGACCTTATGGAACATATTAAGAAGACTTGGGTAATTCTTGGAATCAACCAGATGCTTCATAACCTCTGTTTTACGTGGCTTTTGTTTAGTCGCTATGTTGTAACTGGACAAGTTGAGATGGACTTGCTTCATGCTTGTGATTCTCAACTGGCAGAAGTTGCTAAAGATGCAAAGACTACAAAGGATCCTGAATACTCCCAAGTTTTGAGTTCTACACTTAGTGCTATATTAGGTTGGGCAGAGAAAAGGCTTCTTGCATACCATGACACCTTTGACCGAGGTAATGTTAATACCATGGAGGGAATTGTTTCTTTGGGTGTATCAGCTGCCAGGATATTAGTTGAAGATATATCTAACGAGTACCGTAGAAAAAGGAAAGGAGAAGTTGATGTAGCTCGTACCAGGATTGAGACATACATCAGGTCATCACTACGAACTTGTTTTGCTCAG AGAATGGAGAAAGCTGATTCTAGCCGGAGAGCATCTAGGAACCAGAAAAATCCTCTTCCTGTTCTGGCCATTCTTGCGAAGGATATTGGTGAGCTAGCTGTTCAGGAAAAGCGAATGTTCAGTCCAATATTGAAGAGATGGCATCCATTTGCTGCAGGGGTTGCTGTGGCTACCCTCCATGTTTGTTATGGGAATGAGATTAAACAGTTTATATCCGGAATATCTGAATTGACACCCGATGCTGTCCAGATATTAAGAGCTGCAGATAAGCTAGAGAAGGATCTGGTGCAAATAGCAGTAGAGGATTCTGTTGACAGTGATGATGGTGGCAAAGCAATTATCCGTGAAATGCCTCCCTTCGAGGCTGAGACAGTTATTGCTAATTTGGTCAAAGACTGGATCAAGGCAAGAATAGACAGACTTAAGGAATGGGTTGACAGGAATTTGCAGCAAGAG GTTTGGAAACCGCTAGAGAACCAGGAAGGAGGATATGCTCAATCTGCTGCCGAAGTGTTGCGAATTACTGATGAAACTTTGGAAGCATTTTTTCAGCTTCCCATACCCATGCATCCTGCAGTATTACCTGATTTAATCATTGGTTTAGATAAATATCTTCAGTATTATGTCTCAAAGGCGAAATCTGGCTGCG GCTCTCGGACTACGTACATGCCCACAATGCCTGCACTCACCCGATGTACAACGGAGTCGAAGTTccaatggaagaagaaagaaaagacacCTACCTCTCAGAAGAGAGACTCTCAGGCTTCGGTTATGAACGGTGAGAATTCCTTTGGGGTCACACAGCTATGTGTTAGAATAAACAGCTTGCACAAAATTCGCAGTGAACTCGACGTTGTGGAAAAGAGAGTGATCACACATCTGAGGAACTGTGAGTCAGCTCACACCGATGACTTTTCCAATGGCttagaaaaaaagtttgagcTCACACCAGCGGCTTGCATCGAAGGCGTTCAACAGCTTTCTGAGTCTCTAGCTTACAAAGTTGTCTTCCATGACCTAAGCCACACATTATGGGATGGGTTATACATCGGTGACCTTTCATCTTCTAGAATCGATCCTTTCCTCAAGGAGCTCGAACAGAATTTGACAGTCATAGCAGAGACAGTACATGAAAGAGTGCGAACACGCATCATCACCGATATTATGAAAGCCTCGTTCGATGGATTCTTACTTGTCCTACTAGCTGGAGGACCCTCTAGGGCTTTTACAAGACAAGACTCCCAGATAATGGAAGAAGATTTCAAATCAATGAAAGATATGTTCTGGGCAAACGGAGATGGTCTAGCCATGGACTTGATTGATAAGTTCTCGACTACGGTCAGAGGCGTGCTTCCTTTGTTTAGTACAGACACAGACAGTTTAATAGAGAGGTTCAAGGGAACGACCCTCGAAGCTTACGGGTCTTCAGCTAAGTCGAGGCTTCCGTTGCCTCCAACTTCAGGCCAGTGGAATGGCATGGAGCCAAACACACTCTTACGTGTTTTGTGTTATCGTAATGATGAATCTGCCACGAGGTTTcttaaaaagacatataatcTGCCTAAAAAGCTCTAG
- the LOC104714043 gene encoding casein kinase 1-like protein HD16 isoform X2: protein MPELRRNARRDRANNKNPNQNPIALTQSPVRRNPRRLKKLVAKEEAIVVAEKTTPLVNNTAVKEEEQIRVSREDKKMDEHDSGGQAAPVPDDEGNTPPLPEKVQVGGSPMYKLDRKLGKGGFGQVYVGRKMGTATPNARYGPGAIEVALKFEHRSSKGCNYGPPYEWQVYNALGGSHGVPRVHFKGRQGDFYVMVMDILGPSLWDVWNSTTQAMSTEMVACIAIEAISILEKMHSKGYVHGDVKPENFLLGPPGTPEEKKLFLVDLGLATKWRDNATGLHVEYDQRPDVFRGTVRYASVHAHLGRTCSRRDDLESLAYTLVFLLRGRLPWQGYQGENKGFLVCKKKMSTSPETLCCFCPLPFRQFVEHVVNLKFDEEPDYAKYISLFDGVVGPNPDIRPINTEGAQKLIYQVGQKRGRLTMDEEDEQPTKKVRLGMPATQWISIYSAHRPMKQRYHYNVADERLAQHIEKGNEDGLFISSVASCANLWALIMDAGTGFTDQAYQLSPSFLHKEWIMEQWEKNYYITAVAGASNGSSFVVMSKGTQYLQQSYKVSDSFPFKWINKKWREGFYVTSMATAGSKWGIVMSRGAYFSDQVVELDFLYPSEGIHRRWENGYRITSVAATWDQAAFVLSVPRRKLTDETQETLRTSAFPSNHVKEKWGKNLYIASICYGRTVS from the exons ATGCCTGAGCTGCGTCGCAACGCACGCAGAGATCGGGCTAATAATAAGAACCCGAACCAGAACCCAATTGCTTTGACACAATCACCAGTTAGGAGAAATCCGAGGCGGCTGAAGAAACTGGTGGCCAAGGAGGAGGCGATTGTAGTAGCAGAGAAGACGACGCCTTTGGTGAATAATACTGCAGTAAAGGAGGAAGAACAGATTAGGGTTTCgagagaagataagaagatgGATGAACACGACAGTGGCGGCCAAGCAGCACCAGTGCCTGATGATGAAGGAAACACTCCTCCACTTCCTGAAAAG GTTCAGGTTGGTGGTTCACCCATGTACAAGTTAGATAGAAAACTAGGCAAAGGAGGTTTTGGACAAGTTTATGTTGGTCGAAAGATGGGCACAGCCACTCCTAATGCTAGATATGGGCCGGGAGCTATAGAG GTTGCTTTGAAATTTGAGCATAGAAGCAGCAAAGGATGCAACTACGGACCACCGTATGAGTGGCAAGTTTACAA TGCACTTGGTGGCAGTCATGGTGTGCCGCGAGTGCATTTTAAAGGTCGGCAAGGTGATTTTTATGTGATG GTTATGGATATTCTTGGGCCTAGCTTATGGGATGTTTGGAATAGTACCACTCAAGC GATGTCAACAGAGATGGTTGCATGTATAGCGATTGAGGCAATATCCATATTAGAAAAGATGCATTCGAAAGG ATATGTGCATGGTGATGTAAAACCAGAGAATTTTCTGCTTGGGCCTCCCGGGACTCCTGAAGagaaaaaactttttcttgtcGACCTCGGCTTAG CAACCAAATGGCGTGATAATGCAACTGGACTACATGTCGAATATGACCAGCGTCCTGATGTTTTTAG AGGAACAGTACGTTATGCTAGTGTACATGCTCATCTTGGCAGAACTTGTAGTCGGCGGGATGACCTGGAATCTCTTGCTTACACTCTTGTTTTCCTTCTCCGAGGCCGGCTTCCATGGCAAGGCTACCAG ggaGAGAACAAAGGTTTCCTTGTTTGCAAGAAGAAGATGTCTACTTCCCCAGAAACTCTTTGCTGCTTCTGCCCCCTACCATTTCGTCAATTTGTTGAGCATGTTGTCAATTTGAAGTTTGATGAGGAGCCTGACTATGCAAAATATATCTCCCTTTTTGATGGAGTAGTTGGCCCAAACCCAGACATTAGGCCAATAAATACTGAAGGTGCACAGAAG CTCATATATCAAGTGGGTCAAAAGAGGGGGAGGCTGACAATGGACGAGGAGGACGAACAACCAACAAAGAAGGTCAGATTGGGAATGCCAGCAACACAATGGATCAGCATTTACAGTGCACACAGACCTATGAAACAACG ATATCATTATAATGTCGCTGATGAAAGGCTTGCACAACACATTGAAAAGGGAAATGAGGATGGTTTATTTATCAGCAGTGTAGCTTCTTGCGCAAATCTCTGGGCCTTGATCATGGATGCAGGAACTGGCTTTACGGATCAAGCTTACCAGCTATCACCGAGCTTTCTCCACAAG GAATGGATTATGGAACAGTGGGAAAAGAATTACTACATTACAGCAGTAGCAGGAGCAAGTAACGGGAGCTCATTTGTTGTTATGTCGAAGG GGACTCAGTATTTACAGCAATCCTACAAAGTCAGCGATTCTTTTCCCTTCAAGTGGATAAATAAAAAGTGGAGAGAAGGATTTTATGTTACATCTATGGCAACTGCTGGAAGCAAATGGGGGATTGTAATGTCTCGTGGAGCTTATTTTTCTGACCAG GTTGTGGAACTAGATTTTCTATACCCTAGCGAAGGTATACATCGTCGGTGGGAAAATGGCTACCGAATTACATCAGTTGCTGCAACTTGGGATCAGGCTGCCTTTGTTCTTAGTGTGCCAAGAAGAAAACTTACTGATGAGACACAGGAGACTCTTAGAACCTCAGCTTTTCCTAGTAATCATGTCAAG GAAAAATGGGGCAAGAATCTTTACATAGCATCTATTTGTTATGGACGAACTGTCTCATGA
- the LOC104714044 gene encoding lachrymatory-factor synthase-like, with translation MEEASREEKWQAKVSAILTKTKPDQIWPLFTDFFNLNKWLPTLGTCHGVHGNNGELGCIRFCSGSSIGSNGVTSAVGWSKEKLVAIDPVERVMRYEIVESNIGFESYVSTVKISPCGEVEDIDGCVIEWSFTVDPVRGLSLDNLVKKYEKALGVIAKNMEEALTRGESSFKSC, from the coding sequence ATGGAAGAAGCTTCAAGGGAAGAGAAGTGGCAAGCCAAAGTGTCAGCTATCCTCACAAAGACAAAGCCAGACCAAATCTGGCCTCTCTTCACCGATTTCTTCAATCTCAACAAGTGGCTTCCGACGCTAGGCACGTGTCACGGCGTCCACGGTAACAACGGTGAACTCGGCTGCATCAGATTCTGCTCCGGCTCTTCCATAGGATCCAACGGCGTAACATCCGCCGTGGGATGGTCGAAAGAGAAGCTGGTGGCCATTGATCCTGTGGAGCGTGTGATGAGATATGAGATAGTGGAGAGTAACATTGGATTCGAGTCTTACGTCTCCACGGTGAAGATATCTCCATGTGGCGAAGTTGAAGACATTGATGGTTGTGTGATTGAGTGGAGTTTCACCGTTGATCCCGTGAGAGGATTGTCTCTAGATAATTTGGTGAAGAAATACGAGAAAGCACTTGGGGTAATCGCCAAGAACATGGAAGAGGCTTTGACAAGAGGAGAGTCTTCTTTCAAAAGTTGTTGA
- the LOC104714045 gene encoding probably inactive leucine-rich repeat receptor-like protein kinase At2g25790, whose amino-acid sequence MFIIDQSQRTKAKMSTSHHHHHQPPYLITTLFFLFLNFSCLNANELELLLSFKSSIQDPLRHLSSWSNSSTNDVCLWNGIVCNNFSRVVSLDLSTKNISGQILNSTTFRLPFLRSINLSNNNLSGPIPHDIFTTSSPSLRYLNLSNNNFSGSIPRGFLPNLYTLDLSNNMLTGEIHEDIGYFSNLRVLDLGGNVLTGHVPTYLGNLSRLEFLTLASNQLTGGIPAELGKMNNLKWIYLGYNNLSGAIPYQIGGLSSLNHLDLVYNNLSGPIPPSLGDLKKLQYMFLYQNKLSGQIPLSIFSLKNLISLDFSDNLLSGEIPELVGQMKSLEILHLFSNNLTGTIPDGVTSLPRLKVLQLWSNNFSGGIPANLGKHSNLTVLDLSTNNLTGKLPDTLCESGHLTKLILFSNSLDGQIPPSLGTCPILERVRLQNNGFSGELPRGFTKLQLVNFLDLSNNNLQGKISTWDMPQLEMLNLSRNNFSGDLPDLSRSKRLKKLDLSRNKISGRVPLRLMKFPQLMDMDLSENEITGMIPSDLSSCKNLVNLDLSHNNLTGEIPSSFSEFPVLSDLDLSCNRLSGEIPKNLGNIESLVQVNISHNLLQGSLPSTGAFLAINATAVAGNSDLCSENTASGLRPCKIVRKRSTKSWWFVVTSTFVAFLAVLVSGFFIVLVFQRKHNVLEVKKVEQEDGTKWEIQIFDSRFMKSHTVKAILSSLKDENVFADENGMQFVVKEVKKFDSLPEITEMKKISEHKNILKLVATCRSEKVAYLIHENVQGERLSQILNGLSWERRRNIMISIAEALRFLHCRCSTPVATGNLSPDNIVIDVKYEPRLCLGLPGLLCMDAAYMAPETREHKEMTSKSEIYGFGILLLHLLTGKSFSGDEDIESKVNGSLVNWARYSYLNSNTETWIDSSIDTTVHQRDIVHVMSLALNCTAIDPQERPCIKKVLQALESTSSSSSFCISYFPKIRLLA is encoded by the exons ATGTTTATAATAGACCAAAGCcaaagaacaaaagcaaaaatgtctacttctcatcatcatcatcatcaacctccATATCTCATCACCACATTATTCTTCTTGTTTCTGAACTTCTCCTGCCTTAACGCAAATGAACTTGAGCTTCTATTATCATTCAAATCTTCAATTCAAGACCCTCTAAGGCACCTATCTTCTTGGTCTAACTCTTCAACTAATGATGTGTGTCTTTGGAACGGCATCGTTTGCAACAACTTCTCTCGTGTtgtctctctcgatctctccaCCAAGAACATCTCCGGCCAAATCCTTAACTCCACAACTTTCCGGCTACCTTTTCTTCGAAGTATCAACCTCTCAAACAACAACTTGTCCGGTCCAATCCCTCATGACATCTTTACCACTTCGTCTCCTTCTCTTCGTTACCTCAACCTAAGCAACAACAACTTCTCTGGCTCCATCCCTCGAGGCTTTCTTCCAAACCTCTACACGTTAGATCTTTCCAACAACATGCTCACTGGTGAGATCCATGAAGACATCGGTTATTTCTCGAATCTTAGAGTCCTTGATCTCGGCGGAAACGTCTTAACGGGCCATGTACCGACCTATCTTGGGAACCTCTCGAGATTAGAGTTCTTAACATTGGCTTCAAACCAGTTAACCGGAGGCATACCGGCAGAGTTAGGGAAGATGAACAACTTGAAATGGATATACTTGGGATACAACAATCTCTCCGGTGCAATCCCTTACCAAATCGGTGGCTTATCCTCTCTCAACCACCTTGATCTCGTCTACAACAATCTCTCTGGACCGATACCTCCTTCACTAGGAGACTTGAAGAAGCTTCAGTACATGTTTCTCTACCAAAACAAGCTCTCCGGTCAGATCCCACTGTCTATCTTCTCCCTCAAAAACCTCATCTCTCTAGACTTTAGCGATAACTTGCTCTCCGGAGAGATCCCTGAGCTTGTTGGCCAGATGAAAAGCTTGGAGATTCTCCATCTCTTCTCTAATAACTTAACCGGAACAATTCCAGACGGTGTAACTTCTTTGCCACGTCTAAAAGTTCTTCAGCTTTGGTCCAACAACTTTTCTGGCGGGATTCCAGCGAATCTTGGGAAACACAGCAACCTCACTGTTCTTGATCTTTCTACCAACAATCTCACCGGAAAACTCCCTGACACCCTCTGTGAATCTGGCCATCTCACCAAGCTCATCCTCTTTTCCAACTCTCTAGACGGCCAAATTCCACCAAGTTTAGGCACGTGCCCCATCTTAGAACGCGTGAGGCTTCAAAACAATGGCTTCTCAGGCGAGTTACCTCGAGGTTTCACCAAGTTACAACTTGTTAACTTCTTGGACTTATCAAACAACAACCTCCAAGGTAAGATCAGCACATGGGACATGCCCCAACTTGAGATGTTAAACCTCAGCAGGAACAACTTCTCCGGTGATTTACCTGATCTTTCTAGAAGCAAAAGACTCAAGAAGCTCGATTTATCAAGGAACAAGATCTCTGGAAGGGTTCCACTACGACTCATGAAGTTCCCTCAACTTATGGATATGGATTTAAGTGAGAACGAGATCACTGGAATGATCCCAAGCGACTTGTCCTCTTGCAAGAATCTAGTGAATCTTGATTTGAGCCACAACAATCTTACCGGAGAGATCCCTTCTAGCTTCTCAGAATTCCCAGTCCTAAGCGATCTTGATCTGTCTTGCAACCGATTATCTGGCGAGATTCCGAAGAATCTAGGGAACATCGAGTCTCTTGTTCAAGTCAACATCTCTCATAATCTTCTTCAGGGAAGCTTACCTTCAACCGGAGCTTTTCTTGCCATAAACGCAACAGCGGTCGCGGGTAATAGCGATCTCTGCAGCGAAAACACCGCTAGCGGATTACGTCCTTGCAAGAttgtaagaaagagaagcaCAAAGAGTTGGTGGTTTGTCGTCACTTCAACTTTTGTAGCTTTCTTGGCCGTTCTTGTCTCCGGTTTCTTTATCGTTCTCGTCTTTCAAAGGAAACACAACGTTTTGGAGGTCAAGAAAGTGGAACAAGAAGACGGTACAAAGTGGGAGATTCAAATCTTCGATTCAAGATTCATGAAGTCGCATACAGTGAAGGCGATTCTATCATCTCTCAAGGACGAAAACGTTTTCGCGGATGAAAACGGCATGCAGTTCGTTGTTAAGGAGGTCAAGAAGTTTGATTCTCTTCCCGAGATAACGGAAATGAAGAAAATTTCTGAGCACAAAAACATACTTAAGTTAGTTGCTACGTGCCGGTCGGAAAAAGTGGCCTACTTGATACACGAAAACGTCCAAGGGGAACGACTGAGCCAGATTTTGAATGGTTTGAGTTGGGAAAGACGAAGGAATATTATGATAAGTATCGCAGAAGCTCTTCGGTTTTTACATTGCCGGTGTTCTACGCCGGTTGCTACCGGTAATCTATCGCCGGATAATATTGTCATCGACGTCAAGTATGAACCAAGGCTTTGTCTCGGTCTTCCGGGCCTACTTTGCATGGATGCTGCTTACATGGCCCCAG AAACGAGGGAGCACAAGGAAATGACAAGTAAAAGTGAAATCTATGGTTTTGGAATCCTCCTCCTTCATCTCCTCACCGGTAAAAGTTTTTCCGGTGATGAGGACATAGAATCTAAAGTAAATGGAAGTTTGGTTAACTGGGCTAGATATTCATACTTGAATAGCAATACTGAGACGTGGATCGACTCATCTATCGACACAACGGTACATCAGCGCGACATTGTCCATGTCATGAGCTTAGCTTTGAACTGTACGGCCATTGATCCACAAGAGAGGCCCTGCATCAAGAAAGTTTTACAAGCATTAGAGTCTACCTCATCGTCAAGTTCTTTTTGCATTTCATATTTTCCAAAGATACGGTTGTTGGCCTGA